The window GCAGcaaatttcaaagaaaaaaaagaaagcaagaaaATGAGAGCAAATTTCAAGTGAGCCTTGCTCACACGAAAACAAGTAAAGGGCGGTCCTCACGCCGCATTTCCGTTTCCACACTGGGATACTTTGGCAGGCTTTCCTGCTTGCTGGTTGAGCAACAGTGCTAATCTCGGGACGGGCTAAAAGTCACCGCGCGTTTATCTCGGGAAGAGTTgctctgccttttgcctgaccGTCTTTGTTCTCAAGGCCCACGGGTAGTTTGGCGTGCCAAGCCATGATCGAGATCATTTCTTTTTCTGtgcctggccttttttttcacGGGCATTCTGCCACCCCCTAGTGGCCAGTGTGAGATGTTGACGTGGTAGAATTCCAAATGGAACGTCTATAAGCagtgtctttttttatattggCCAGAAGGTCTTGGCACCAATAAAATGGCTTTGTGTTTTTCAGCTGGAAACGCGCCGAGAGCCGCTACACCCTGGAGCGGGCGGCCATCATCAGTCACTGGAACTGGCTGCAGGCGCACATCTCCGACCTGGAGTACCGCATCCGCCAGCAGACGGACATCTTCCGTCAGATTCGCGCCAGCAAGGTGGGATCCCCTCGTCGTcgaagccgccgccgccgccgccactctgGCCCGGCCGGCCTCTGACAGCCCTTTTCTTTTCCCCTTTGAGCGCAGGGCTCGCTGGAGTTGGGCGGGCTCGCACCTCGAGAAGCCAAGACGGAGCAGGCCGACGCGCAGGTAACCTCCTCCGTCCGGGATCGGAGTGGGGGCGGTGCCGTTTCCCACGGGAAACTCACTCTCATTGGCCGCAGGACGCGGGCCCGGAGCACGCCGGCGCCGCCGAACCTTGGAAAGGCCAGAACGGGCAGCCGCTCAACGGCGTCCTGGGCAGGTACGCTCCGGGGGGGGAGCCCAGGGCGTTAACGGGCCACCCGTTAACGGGGGAACCGCGTCCCCGCAGGGCGACGGAGAGCGCGGACGGCGCGGCGGCCCGCACGCGCCCGCTGCTGGGCTGGAGGCGACGCAGGCTGGTCCGACCCGACGCCGTGGCCGACCTCCGTGGAAAGGTGAGCTCCCCCCCGCCCAGTCGCTCTCTCGTCTCGACTGACCGGCCACCGACCTTGACAGGCGGTGCGACGGAGCGGCGGGGCCTGCGGGATCAACCCCGCCTGCGTGATGTGCGGCGGGCACCCCGTCCCCAGGGAGGACCCCCGCTTCCAGCTGCCCGTCCTGGAGCGTCTGTCGGGACTGGACCCGGGCGTCCACCCCATCCTCTCCTTCCCGGACGGTGGGTGCGGTCGTGTCTCTCTGTGCCGGTTCCGGCCGGCCGTGTGCTCCCGGGCCGCTTGCCAACGCTTGCCAACGCTTGCCAATGCTTGTCAACGCTTGCGCGCAGACGTGGGCGTGGGACTTCGCGTCCAGCAGGCCATGAAGACTTGCTGGAGCGGGCGCTCGCCGGAGAGGAGCAAGCCCCTCAAGAAGTTCTCGCTCAAGCGCAAGCTGTCCTCGTCCAAAGAGAAGCACAAGTTCACCAGCTCGCTCATGGCAGTCCGTGAGTTTGCGTCCGGGCCGCCGCCTGCTCTCCTCCTCGGGCCAAACGCGGGGCGGCTCACTGACGGGCGCCCACCCCCGGCAGGACTGAGCCACTACAAGAACCGGGCCGACAAGTCCGGGACCCCGGAGGGCTGCAAGGCGGAACGACTGGCCGGCGCCGCCCCGCCGCTGGGCCCGTACGACCGGGGCTACGGACGCAAGCGATCGCGAGAGCACTCGGCGGACGGGAGCGACGGTGAGGAGACGGGTAGCGCCGTCTGGCCGGGCGCCCCCTTTCCCCCTTCCCGCTTTTTAAAGGTGCGCTCCCCACAGCCTCTCCCAAGTTCTCGGCAGAGTCGGCCGCCTGCCCGCCGCTGCCGTCGTCTTCGTCGTCGGGCCTCCACAGCCCGGCGTCCCGGCCCCCCCTCACCCCGTCGGACGTCCCGCCCGGCACGATGGTAagcgcgccgccgccgccggtcgACGGGCCGGCCTCTGGGCCCGCCCCGCTAATTGCGCCGGCGGCGTCCTCCAGCTGCAGCCCGTCAGACGCAGGCGGGGCGAAAGCTCTTTCGACATCAACAACATCGTCATTCCCATGTCGGTGGCCGCCACCACCCGAGTAGAGAAGCTCCAGTACAAGGAGATCATCACGCCCAGGTAAGACGTCCCCCCCCCACCCAGCGAGTGAGCGGTGCCCGACCTTGACCGAGCCCCCTTGGGGATTATCTGTCCAGCTGGCGAGCCGCGGACGTCGCGCCACTGCCCGCGCCCGACAACGAAGAGTGTCCGGaggtgagtgttttttttctttctttctttctcccctTTCCCGACCGACCGACCTACTGACTGACCTTGGCCTCGAGAGAATGAGAAGTGATTATTCATTAAAACTCCTAAGGTGCTTGGGcccaaacaaacagcagctgactgcaatccactgatggCACCTGTAACATACCAGAGTTGCACCGACCTTAGAACCAAAGCACCCCCGCAGTGGTACGGGGGAGGGGGGAGCCTTTCCTTTCCCAAGCTGTCCAGcaccgaccgaccgagctgactgacaaacttgaaggtGTGGGGGTTGGGCCAAAAGAAGCAGCTGATaccaattcactgattgcactcgcaggacacgcAGTATTGCGGAAAGTTTTACTCAGTTGAGGTTGAGACCAAAGCACTCACTTTggcctttatatatatatatatatatatatatatttttttttagtttgtccagccctgttaaataaatgcctagTGTTGTGGGACACTACGTCTTCCTTCATGTGTCCAATACTTCAATTTCTTTGAGGCTCCCCCTCTCTTCAACggcccacgtttgaaataggtcccaaaaaaaatccttatctGGCTTTGACACTTTATACCAGGCAGCTTTTGTGATCCATCTagcacatacataggtgaaaaagttgcatcagtgggggttgggctgttGTGAGtgaagagggagggagggagggggagagaggaGGGCGGTTGGGAGGGAGCATCTTCTGGTTGGAGTCGTCCCGCACTGACCGAGCTGACTGGCAAACTTGGAAGGtgtgggggttgggctgtgacaagcagctgatgccaatccactgattgcgcttgtgtcacactagtattgtggaaagctttcctctttagaagttgaaaccaaaacactgacttttggccttttttgctaTATCTTCCCTCTTAGGTCTAATGCTTCAATTGTTTTTTaggcactcactcactcttcaaaggtcaaaggtttgCTCTTTGATGGCTCACATTTGAAATAGCTAAAAATAATAGTtagctttttgttttgcaagcCACCCAGCAAACACATAGCTGTGTGTGTCAATCAATGGGGGTTGGGCAGCTGTGGGTGAGAAGGGGGGAGATTTTGGCTCAAGCAactgagctgactgacaaacttgaagcagcGGGGGATGggctgaaacaagcagcacatacataggtgaaaaagttgaatggacgggggcgaggaggaggggggagctttCTACTCAAGCCTTCTTCCAGAAGCGAGCtgagctgacaaacttgaagcagcctcgggggttgggctgtgacaagcagctgacgccaatccactgattgcactcgtgtcacactagtattgtggaaagtttCCTCTTTAGAGCTTGGAACGAAAAGCTGCACCCACTGCCgattggaatagtttgcccaccccccaCTGACAATCGACCTTTGGGTGTGGTTTTCCAGGTGGAGGACTTGTCAGACGCCGCCTTTGTGCAACTCCATCAGCCGTACGAGGACCAGGAGCGCTCCCGCTGGACCTGGATGGCCTTGGCGCCGGCCAAGCGGAGGGGCAGCAGGTGAGTGGCCCGGTCTCCGGCCCCGTCTGTCCCGCCAGGCTCCGCCCTCACCCGGAGCCGCTCCCCTCTGGGCCAGGTCGTACAAGTCGGCGGACGGGCGCACCACGCCGCTGTTGTGCGGCACCAACCCCCCGACCCCGCAGCCGGCCTCGCCCGAGCACGACTACGGCCACCTGGCCTCGCCCGTCAGCCCCCCCAGCCCCGACACGCCCTGCTCGCGAGACTGGCACCGCCCGGCGTCCAGCGAGGACACCCGCTGCTCCACACCCGACTTGGCCTTCGAGGAGAGGGTAAGAAGCCGACGCTCGCTCGCTGGCGGGCGGCCCTATCCGGACCCCGTggctatattttttaatgtaactttttgtGTGTCCGCCTCCAGACGGTGGCGCCGTGGGAGCGGCGAAACTTCCCGATGCCCGAAGACCCGGCGCCGGAGCCCGAGCCGCGGAGCCCGCCGGCGGGGCGCCGGCGCGACTGGGAGGACGGCGAGCCTTCCTGTTGCCACGAAGACGAGCGGTCGTGAGCCCGCGTGACCGACGGATGGATGGCCCGCCGGCGGCGGCGTGAGCGCGCTTCCTGTTGTTTGATATTCAAACACCAGCCTAATTCTTTCACGGTTTTTAGTGAAGACTGCGCGGATTGGCgtcctggtggtggtggtggggtagGGGTGGGGGGAGGTTTGCCTAACGCGCTAGCACACAATGTAGCGGCTCCTCCAAATGTGGCCATAGGGTGTTTTTCTATCCTCGACTTGGCTCGTACTTTCCGTGTACATTTTAGTGGAGTgactaatgaggaaaaaaaggagaaaaagagtCCGCGGCCGGGccgccccccaccccctcccatACCCCTGGGCCCCCTCCCCCAACAAAGTGGTACATTTCACACCTGAGCGGAGCACTTGTTGACCCGAGCggttttcttttttccattccCGACACGTTTGTACGTGGTGTGTTCCGGCGTAACCTTGTGCGTCTTTTGAGCGGCCAAGCGTTCATTCCTACCCGTCGTCGCGGGCGGGCCACGCCAACGCCACGCCTGGCTCGCCCCGTCCCGTCCGTCGACTTTGACTATGCAAAAGTTAAAAGGGGGGTCAAAAAAAAGGGACCCCACCGAGTTTGCTTTTGGCCACAGCACCCCATCACTGTTCTCTCTCCcgccctctatctctctctcctcaGTAGTGACGTCACATGTTGATGTACATGTTGGATTGTTGCAGCAGTTCTCACTATTGTTTGCTTTTTGTAAATAGttccattaaaaacatttatgttCAGCTCGGAGcactttttcttactttttttttcttagtccgTGTTTTCCCAGTGACTTGAACtggatacatgtatatattcaatttcctcatttctccttttaaatcaataattgtacatttttttaatcatttttttctgtttttagttcattttgtcaaatctaaaaatatattttttttaaacgctaaaataaacattgcttcagATCTGTAAAaccagaatattcagggcttttaatctatttgaaaaaaatctaaatctaatATCTCAAATAGTCTCCCCCACGTGActtggagttgacgttaaagcggccggCCCGGGAACCAATCCGAGTGTGACACCCTTGGGTGGGCCAATCGCTAGCCGCTAGCCAAAGCTTTgtcaatcagtggattgcagtccaggtgctgcttgtttcgGCAGAAGAAAAGCCAGCGCTTCGTCGCACTATACATTGTAGAGAACAATTTTGAGCTAACGTGGCTAACTTTACTCCAAAAAAGAGGGATGGATTGATGGAGGGCTCGGTGGAACGAGTAGTCTTTATTTTCCAACACAATTGTACAGACATTTAAATGCACAAGAATAAGACGACGCATCACATTCGGAGGGCCGGTCAGTGACACCGGAAAGTGGGCGGGCGACCGCCTCCCGGTGGTGAGTGACGCCATTGAAGAAGTTAGCATGCACTTGGTAAGAAAAGACGACAAACGGTGGACAAACGCCGGCATTACCCTGAATCCAACATTCCCCACGTCCCATCCGGCAGCCCGGCGTGGACAAGCGCGCTTTGGCGCCACGCCCGAAGCGCCCGCCGTTCACCTTTAGGCGGGGACGAGCGTGGAAAAAGGGAAGCGCCGATCCCAGGCGACGGACCTGAACAGCCACGCCACACGCTTTCCATCGGGACGGAGGCCCACGTACGCCGCCCCGGGCTCAAAATCCCGGCCCGTGGAAGGAAGGGGGAGCTCCGGTGGACCCATAACACCAAACTCCCACCCACCCAACGACTGCCCACCGACAAGGACGTGACAAACTTTCAGTAAGAAACCAAGGTGAACGCGATGCCTTCCCTCGCCGTCGAAAGGAGAGGAAGGCGggcctttgttttgtttttttttcaggcgtGGCGGCGGGCCCTGCCCTAATGTGGAGGAAGGGGAAGGggtgctggggggggggggggcaaacgAGCATACGAAACCAAAAAGTCcggcgaggaggaggacgggAGCGCGTTGGGGGTGGACTCACAGCCCCTGCTGGGCCAGCGAGGCGCTGACCTGGTCGGCCAGCGTGGACAGCTGCGGGGGGTCGGCCATGTTGAGGCTGCCGGACGACGACACGGCGCTGAGCTCCCCGGTGGGCGAGTCCTCCAGCGAGACGATCTCGGCGCCGTGGTCCGTGCGCGCCTTGGCGCTCTCGCGGAAGCTCAGCTTGTGGCTCTCGATCTGGACACAAGAGGCGGGGGCGGGCGGGCCGGGTGGCCCCCGTCAGCCGTCGTCCATCGATCGAGCAGCGGGCGGGCAATCGTGGCTTCCACGCCGTACGCGACACTGAAGTCGGGGACGACGCGTCGGTATGCTTACCGCCGTTCTTGGCCAAGGCCGGCGAGCGGAGGGGGGGAGCGGCCGTCCGGCGGCCTCCGCTCGCCCTCGGCCGCTCGCTACGCCGGATcgagtgggtgggtgggtgggtggttgggACGGGGGATGGAGGTGGCGGTGCCACCAAAATAATAGGCCATGGAGTTAACACAAAGCAAATCATAAGCATGAAAAGGCATAGATGAAAAATAGACATGGCACATTGAAGGGGTGGAGGTggatatgggggggggggggtgctttccGAATTTCTCATCTTCAAATTCTCTTTATTTTCAGTTTGATGTGCCCAATCAAAAAGGGATGGAACGCCAGTGGCAAAATTGCGCCGCAGACCAGACGTCCAACGCCAGCGGCCTTTAGACGTCCGGCCCAACGTTTCAATTGCCATCCGCGTCCGGGAGCCAACCACTCATTGAAAATGGACGCCAAGACAACTTTATCGTCCACCGTCTCAAATCAAATCTAGCCACTCGGGCCATTCGGACCACGATGGAAAGAGTCTAGCGGTGAAGCggtgagtatgtgtgtgtgtgtgtgtgtgtgtgtgcacgtcaCCGTGTGTGTACCTTTTTCTGTCCCCCTCCAGGGACGTGGTTGATGTTGCCCAGCGAGCCCACCTTGGACTGAACTTTGAACTCCAACTTCTCGTTTTTAATCTCTATGTTGCCGCCTCCTGGGGACGACAGCACCACCGACCGACCGAGCGGTCCGTCAAACGGCCAACAACGACATTGCGAGCCGCACGAGCTCACCTGGCTTGTGATGGATGTTGGCTTTGGAGCCGCACTTGGACGACACGCTGCTCAGGTCCACCTTTTTGTGGACGATTTGCACCTGAAAATGGGCAAAATCAAGCCCACTTGGTGAGCAGAGTTACGCTAGTCGTCCCGCTTACCCGGCCGCCCCCGTGCGGGTGGCGCTTTACTTTTGGCACGCTGCCAACCCACCTTGCCGCCCCCCGGCGTGTGCTTGAGGTTGTCTTTGGAGCCGCAGCGCGATTGGACGCTGGCCAGGTCCAGCTTCTTGTCCAGGATTTGGACCTGAGGGACAAGGAGGAGGCCGTCTTTGGACAAAGCACGGCGTGGCGCAGCTCGGTACGACATGGCGGGCCATGGCGCGGCATGGCACGGCATGGCACGGCATGGCACGGCATGGCACGGCCGGCGCCAGCGCAGGGGACTCACGTTGCCCCCGCCGGGCATGTGCTTGATGTTGGCCTTGGAGCCGCACTTGGACTGCACGTTGCTGTAGTCCACCTTCTGGTCCAGGATCTGCACCTGCAAAAGAGACGGGGCACGCCAGCGCTGGCcaaagctcctccccctcccccggCCACGCCCACTCACGTTGCCGCCGCCGGGCTGGTGCTTGAGATTTTTGGTGGAGCCCACCTTGGACTTGACCGTCTTGAGGTCGGGGATGGGA is drawn from Stigmatopora nigra isolate UIUO_SnigA chromosome 18, RoL_Snig_1.1, whole genome shotgun sequence and contains these coding sequences:
- the LOC144211894 gene encoding KAT8 regulatory NSL complex subunit 1-like, whose protein sequence is MAAMAPALTDAPAEAHHIRFKLAAPSSSLSPGGGGSGGENRADSTDILVRGSPKRKAAPEDTEAQQEQQRSPQGDSLGKLQPLVASYLCSDVTPVPPGKESITLQGVLLKQSVLKSHRILPGSLLNGGGGHAAQLSPGRLKRPAGGGGGRPVNGLAKNPPPAAAVSVNGDEPPAEGSPGALSDRRPPSTAAAATTTVTTGAATSPAPSPASPSRQDPERPGVPPSRASPWETRAAERARLNGCRQAEIEGRLRRLRKRLQVVQAKQVERHVQQQLGGFLDVAAGRLSAGGRRERERERPSGPWRRQPAGERDALARFLKSGSVPLELERLCLSGSANLRSAERAFDSDVTESSSGGDSDLEEDQLSRADVDRRHVKIWKRAESRYTLERAAIISHWNWLQAHISDLEYRIRQQTDIFRQIRASKGSLELGGLAPREAKTEQADAQDAGPEHAGAAEPWKGQNGQPLNGVLGRATESADGAAARTRPLLGWRRRRLVRPDAVADLRGKAVRRSGGACGINPACVMCGGHPVPREDPRFQLPVLERLSGLDPGVHPILSFPDDVGVGLRVQQAMKTCWSGRSPERSKPLKKFSLKRKLSSSKEKHKFTSSLMAVRLSHYKNRADKSGTPEGCKAERLAGAAPPLGPYDRGYGRKRSREHSADGSDASPKFSAESAACPPLPSSSSSGLHSPASRPPLTPSDVPPGTMLQPVRRRRGESSFDINNIVIPMSVAATTRVEKLQYKEIITPSWRAADVAPLPAPDNEECPEVEDLSDAAFVQLHQPYEDQERSRWTWMALAPAKRRGSRSYKSADGRTTPLLCGTNPPTPQPASPEHDYGHLASPVSPPSPDTPCSRDWHRPASSEDTRCSTPDLAFEERTVAPWERRNFPMPEDPAPEPEPRSPPAGRRRDWEDGEPSCCHEDERS
- the LOC144211898 gene encoding microtubule-associated protein tau-like, yielding MDNDAAAEKVCQGARDGKVSPRAPAVKASGGTQPDGASGQSSPGTPSGQALPGKVAGDAHKVKKVAVVRSSPKSPGSLKTRAPAVLAAAPPIPDLKTVKSKVGSTKNLKHQPGGGNVQILDQKVDYSNVQSKCGSKANIKHMPGGGNVQILDKKLDLASVQSRCGSKDNLKHTPGGGKVQIVHKKVDLSSVSSKCGSKANIHHKPGGGNIEIKNEKLEFKVQSKVGSLGNINHVPGGGQKKIESHKLSFRESAKARTDHGAEIVSLEDSPTGELSAVSSSGSLNMADPPQLSTLADQVSASLAQQGL